In Devosia litorisediminis, one genomic interval encodes:
- a CDS encoding branched-chain amino acid aminotransferase: protein MAGVPMDQREGWIWFDGEFKPWKDAKIHVLTHGLHYASSVFEGERAYGGEIFKSREHSERLIRSAATLDMNMPWSVDQIEEAKRAVLEKNGLVDAYVRPVVWRGSEELSVPARNNTIHFAIAAWVWPSYFSVEEKLKGIRLEWSKWKRPSPETIPSSAKAAGLYMICTLSKDAAMANGYADALMLDYRGYVAEATGANVFFIKGKDITTPTPDCFLDGITRRTLIELAKQHGYSITERHIKPEELDQFDECFLTGTAAEVTPVSEIGQFRFKPAEGCRTLIDAYAKAVQPKRAAAE, encoded by the coding sequence ATGGCCGGCGTGCCGATGGACCAGCGTGAAGGCTGGATCTGGTTTGATGGCGAGTTCAAACCGTGGAAAGACGCGAAGATTCACGTGCTGACACATGGGCTGCATTATGCCAGCTCGGTGTTCGAGGGCGAGCGGGCCTATGGCGGCGAAATCTTCAAGTCGCGGGAGCATTCGGAGCGGTTGATCCGGTCAGCTGCGACGCTGGACATGAACATGCCCTGGAGCGTCGATCAGATCGAGGAGGCCAAACGGGCCGTTCTGGAAAAGAACGGTCTGGTTGATGCCTATGTGCGCCCCGTGGTGTGGCGCGGCTCGGAAGAGCTCAGCGTACCGGCGCGTAACAACACCATCCATTTTGCGATCGCAGCATGGGTCTGGCCGAGCTACTTCTCGGTCGAGGAGAAGCTCAAAGGCATCCGCCTGGAGTGGAGCAAGTGGAAGCGTCCGTCACCAGAGACGATTCCGTCGTCGGCCAAGGCCGCAGGCCTGTACATGATCTGTACGTTGAGCAAGGACGCGGCCATGGCCAATGGTTATGCCGACGCGCTGATGCTGGACTATCGCGGCTATGTTGCCGAGGCGACCGGCGCCAATGTGTTCTTCATCAAGGGCAAGGATATCACGACGCCCACGCCTGACTGTTTCCTGGACGGCATTACCCGCCGCACATTGATCGAGCTGGCCAAACAGCACGGCTACTCTATCACCGAGCGTCACATCAAGCCTGAGGAACTCGATCAGTTTGACGAGTGCTTCCTGACCGGTACCGCTGCAGAGGTGACACCGGTCAGCGAGATCGGGCAGTTCCGCTTCAAGCCTGCTGAAGGCTGCCGTACGCTGATTGATGCCTATGCAAAGGCCGTGCAGCCCAAGCGCGCTGCCGCCGAATAG
- the pgsA gene encoding CDP-diacylglycerol--glycerol-3-phosphate 3-phosphatidyltransferase, with protein sequence MAIATDELTLDPLPAKLFCQSMAKNPLLLVPNLITIARILAIIPIAILVMDGDLILRLIALILFVLAAASDWLDGYLARAWDQYSPLGRMLDPIADKLLVGIMIAVLAWDGSLSGWDMIPVCAILFREFFISGLREFLGNTKIVLPVSQLAKWKTTVQLIALSIVLFERIVPGFGLLSDVLLWLAGALTLWTGWDYLRASWPHLSGDAR encoded by the coding sequence ATGGCCATCGCTACTGACGAACTCACTCTTGACCCCTTACCAGCAAAACTGTTCTGTCAATCCATGGCCAAAAACCCGCTGCTCCTCGTCCCTAACCTGATCACCATTGCGCGCATCCTGGCGATTATCCCCATTGCCATTCTGGTGATGGATGGTGATCTGATCCTGCGCCTGATTGCGCTGATCCTTTTCGTGCTGGCGGCAGCCAGCGACTGGCTCGATGGCTACCTCGCCCGCGCCTGGGACCAGTATTCGCCCTTGGGCCGTATGCTTGACCCCATCGCAGACAAACTGCTGGTGGGTATCATGATCGCCGTACTGGCTTGGGATGGCAGCCTGTCGGGCTGGGATATGATCCCGGTCTGCGCCATTCTGTTCCGGGAATTTTTCATCTCCGGCCTGCGTGAATTCCTTGGTAATACCAAGATCGTGCTGCCTGTCAGCCAACTGGCCAAATGGAAGACCACCGTTCAGTTGATAGCACTCTCCATTGTGCTGTTTGAACGCATTGTTCCCGGGTTTGGCCTGCTCAGCGATGTGCTGCTCTGGCTCGCCGGCGCCCTGACGCTCTGGACGGGTTGGGACTATCTTCGCGCCAGCTGGCCACACCTGTCAGGTGATGCGAGATGA
- a CDS encoding MlaD family protein translates to MENKANYAVVGVIATAVLVALFGFVYWFAGPSSNTQTATYEVIFTGTVSGLSAGTEVQFNGIKVGQVKTVTLDPDDINRVIARMEIDAAIPIKADTKALMGFQGLTGVGSLQLSGGTASAGDPPTEPGRNVPTLYAKVSDFQSILDGLSTTINGTATAVDRLNGFLDTNDEKLNETISNVATFSDALAANADGVKDALATIAEAGKQVGPMAEQIGALSSKLGELTAAIPPEKVTQVVDNVAEFSETLSRNSGKVDEFFAAASTLSDDITKMSATLSTSVDRIDAVTAAIDPEAVTRIVANANTFSSEISTVTAELKDILAALPPEKVATVVDDITTFTDSLARNSEQIDSLFAATGTLAEGITTMVANLDPAVVKINQVAAEIDPAMVSRVLGNVDDFATKLGDNATNVDSIVANLTEISNSLVGSATKVDEILEKVDGSVNNAEGEGLFAQIGDAAVSIRQLADQLNTSTASIAVGLNNFTSSGLPGYAALAEEARATLARLDRVVRNLESNPQGLIFGGETVRDYNKR, encoded by the coding sequence ATGGAAAACAAAGCAAATTATGCCGTAGTCGGGGTCATAGCCACCGCCGTTCTGGTTGCCTTGTTTGGCTTTGTGTACTGGTTTGCCGGCCCCTCCAGCAATACCCAGACTGCGACCTATGAGGTGATCTTCACGGGCACTGTCTCGGGTCTGAGTGCGGGCACCGAGGTTCAGTTCAACGGCATCAAGGTGGGTCAGGTCAAAACCGTTACGCTAGACCCTGATGACATCAATCGCGTCATTGCCCGCATGGAAATCGATGCGGCGATCCCGATCAAGGCTGATACCAAGGCCTTGATGGGCTTTCAGGGCCTGACCGGCGTGGGCTCGCTGCAATTGTCGGGTGGCACGGCCAGTGCAGGCGACCCACCGACCGAGCCCGGCCGCAATGTCCCCACGCTGTACGCCAAGGTTTCCGACTTCCAGTCCATCCTCGACGGCCTCTCAACAACGATCAATGGCACGGCCACCGCCGTGGACCGCCTGAATGGCTTCCTCGACACCAATGACGAGAAGCTCAACGAAACCATCAGCAATGTCGCCACTTTCAGCGATGCGCTGGCGGCCAATGCCGATGGCGTCAAAGACGCGCTTGCGACCATAGCCGAGGCGGGCAAGCAAGTGGGTCCGATGGCTGAACAGATCGGTGCGCTCTCCAGCAAGCTCGGTGAGCTGACCGCCGCTATTCCGCCCGAAAAGGTTACGCAGGTTGTCGACAATGTCGCCGAGTTCAGCGAGACGCTCTCGCGCAATTCCGGCAAGGTGGATGAGTTCTTCGCCGCAGCATCGACCCTGTCTGACGACATCACGAAAATGAGTGCTACGCTGTCGACCAGTGTTGATCGCATCGACGCCGTAACTGCTGCCATTGATCCCGAAGCGGTCACCCGCATTGTTGCCAATGCCAATACCTTCTCCAGCGAGATCAGCACTGTGACCGCTGAACTCAAGGACATTCTGGCTGCGCTGCCACCTGAAAAGGTCGCCACTGTCGTGGATGACATCACCACATTTACCGACAGCCTCGCCCGCAATTCCGAGCAGATCGACAGCCTGTTCGCTGCGACCGGCACGCTGGCGGAAGGGATCACGACAATGGTGGCCAATCTCGATCCCGCTGTGGTCAAGATCAATCAGGTCGCCGCCGAGATTGACCCGGCAATGGTCAGCCGTGTTCTGGGCAATGTCGATGATTTCGCCACCAAGCTTGGCGACAACGCGACCAATGTCGACTCTATCGTCGCCAACCTGACCGAGATTTCCAATTCGCTCGTGGGTTCGGCCACCAAGGTTGATGAGATCCTCGAAAAGGTCGACGGCTCGGTCAACAATGCCGAAGGCGAAGGCCTGTTTGCTCAGATCGGCGATGCCGCGGTCTCGATCCGTCAACTGGCCGATCAGCTCAATACCAGCACCGCCAGCATTGCAGTCGGGTTGAACAATTTCACCTCCAGCGGGTTACCCGGTTATGCTGCCCTTGCCGAAGAGGCTCGGGCGACACTGGCGCGGCTTGACCGCGTGGTGCGCAACCTTGAAAGCAACCCACAGGGTCTTATTTTTGGCGGGGAAACCGTCCGCGACTACAACAAGAGGTAG
- a CDS encoding molybdenum cofactor biosynthesis protein MoaE: MSVRVTTQAFDPGAETNTFLAAGDGAGAAVSFTGLVRSTPDAPITSLTLECYPELAINQLSAILGEAMQRFELCAASIIHRYGTLQPGDPIVQVMTLSPHRTAAFESAQFLMDYLKTDAPFWKQETGPGGTQWVAPRADDDTARARWD; encoded by the coding sequence ATGAGCGTGCGCGTCACCACCCAAGCGTTCGATCCCGGCGCCGAAACCAACACGTTCCTGGCCGCTGGCGATGGTGCCGGGGCCGCTGTCAGCTTTACAGGCCTGGTTCGTTCGACACCCGACGCGCCCATCACAAGCCTGACACTTGAATGCTATCCCGAACTGGCCATCAATCAGCTCAGTGCCATTCTCGGTGAAGCAATGCAGCGGTTCGAATTGTGCGCCGCCAGCATCATTCACCGCTATGGCACGCTGCAACCAGGCGACCCCATCGTGCAGGTCATGACACTGTCGCCCCACCGCACAGCGGCCTTTGAGAGCGCCCAGTTTCTCATGGATTATCTGAAAACCGATGCCCCGTTCTGGAAACAGGAAACCGGCCCCGGTGGTACGCAGTGGGTTGCCCCCAGGGCCGACGACGACACGGCCCGGGCCCGCTGGGACTAG
- a CDS encoding ABC transporter permease, whose amino-acid sequence MTNIESATANATLPPPKSFNINWLVLAPWLYTIALFVVWEIVVRSMGISQTILPAPSRIAEAIVQYWSPIWKNSLQTLYTTVLGFLIAVIAGLGLGLFIGWSKAIYAGLYPIMIGFNAIPKVALVPILVIWFGIGTVPAVLTAFLISFFPIVVNVATGLATIEPETEDVLRALGAKKLDIMLKVGIPRSMPYFFGSLKIAITLAFVGSVVSETVASNSGLGNMMSSAQSQFNVPLVFAGLMMLAVEGIAMYALMAWIERRMTGWAHRSTMSN is encoded by the coding sequence ATGACCAATATCGAGAGCGCCACTGCCAACGCCACCCTGCCGCCACCCAAGAGCTTTAACATCAACTGGCTGGTGCTGGCGCCGTGGCTCTACACTATTGCCCTGTTTGTGGTCTGGGAGATTGTGGTCAGATCGATGGGTATCTCCCAAACAATCCTGCCAGCGCCGAGCCGAATTGCCGAAGCGATCGTGCAGTATTGGTCCCCGATCTGGAAGAACTCACTGCAGACTCTCTACACGACCGTGCTTGGTTTTCTGATTGCTGTAATTGCCGGCCTGGGGCTTGGGTTGTTCATTGGCTGGTCCAAGGCGATCTATGCCGGGCTCTACCCGATCATGATCGGCTTCAATGCTATTCCCAAGGTGGCATTGGTGCCCATTCTGGTAATCTGGTTCGGTATCGGGACGGTGCCGGCGGTGCTGACCGCCTTCCTGATTTCGTTCTTTCCCATCGTGGTCAATGTGGCCACAGGTCTGGCGACAATCGAACCGGAGACAGAAGACGTGCTGCGCGCGCTTGGCGCCAAGAAACTCGACATCATGCTCAAGGTCGGCATTCCGCGCTCGATGCCATATTTCTTCGGCTCGCTGAAGATCGCCATCACACTGGCGTTTGTCGGTTCGGTGGTGTCGGAAACCGTCGCCTCCAATTCGGGCCTGGGCAATATGATGAGTTCGGCGCAGAGCCAGTTCAATGTGCCGCTGGTGTTCGCGGGACTCATGATGCTCGCCGTCGAGGGCATCGCAATGTATGCTCTCATGGCCTGGATCGAAAGGCGCATGACCGGCTGGGCCCATCGCTCGACGATGTCTAACTAA
- a CDS encoding 3-deoxy-7-phosphoheptulonate synthase: MLKTTDDLRISAIKELTTPIEVMRQHPRTDAATRTVISARHAFHNILTGADDRLAVVVGPCSIHDPAAALDYAKRLSALRDTLGDRLEIIMRVYFEKPRTTVGWKGLINDPNLDGSFDIDNGLHTARALLLDIANLGLPAACEFLDMTTPQYIADLVSWAAIGARTTESQIHRELASGLSCPVGFKNGTDGNVKIALDAVASASQPHHFLAVTKSGRSAIAATTGNADCHIILRGGKTTNFDADSVEAAAQAANKAGLPATIMIDASHANSSKKPENQPAVLADIGTQMAAGDRRIIGVMVESNLVAGRQDLVDGRELVYGQSITDGCIDWDTTVTALETLAEAVAARRAATKQRVA, from the coding sequence ATGCTCAAGACCACCGATGACCTGCGTATCAGCGCCATCAAGGAACTCACCACCCCCATCGAGGTGATGCGCCAGCATCCGCGCACCGATGCAGCCACGCGCACCGTCATCAGCGCTCGTCACGCCTTCCACAACATTCTCACTGGCGCCGATGATCGCCTTGCGGTCGTGGTCGGGCCCTGCTCCATCCACGATCCCGCCGCGGCGCTGGATTACGCCAAGCGCCTCAGCGCGCTGCGTGACACCCTGGGCGACCGGCTTGAGATCATCATGCGTGTCTATTTCGAAAAGCCCCGCACCACTGTGGGCTGGAAGGGCTTGATCAACGACCCCAATCTCGATGGCAGCTTCGACATCGATAACGGCCTGCACACAGCCCGCGCTCTGCTCCTCGATATCGCCAATCTGGGCCTGCCCGCGGCCTGCGAATTCCTCGACATGACCACCCCGCAATACATCGCCGATCTGGTCAGTTGGGCCGCCATTGGTGCCCGCACCACCGAAAGCCAGATCCACCGCGAACTGGCCTCGGGCCTGTCCTGCCCGGTCGGCTTCAAGAATGGTACCGATGGCAATGTCAAGATTGCCCTGGACGCTGTAGCCTCGGCCAGTCAGCCCCACCATTTCCTGGCCGTCACCAAATCGGGGCGCTCCGCCATTGCCGCCACCACCGGCAATGCCGATTGCCACATCATCCTGCGCGGCGGCAAGACCACCAACTTCGATGCGGACAGTGTCGAGGCCGCAGCCCAGGCAGCCAACAAGGCCGGGCTGCCCGCTACCATCATGATTGATGCCAGCCACGCCAATTCATCCAAGAAGCCCGAAAACCAACCAGCCGTTCTGGCCGATATCGGCACCCAGATGGCCGCCGGTGATCGCCGCATTATTGGGGTCATGGTTGAATCCAACCTCGTGGCCGGCCGTCAGGATCTCGTTGACGGCCGTGAACTCGTCTACGGTCAGTCTATCACCGATGGCTGCATCGATTGGGACACTACCGTAACAGCGCTGGAAACCCTCGCCGAGGCGGTAGCGGCCCGGCGCGCCGCCACCAAGCAGCGTGTCGCATAA
- a CDS encoding MarR family winged helix-turn-helix transcriptional regulator, whose amino-acid sequence MTDINYAGPDGEPLPLDIMGLFFFAYRDFTGDADAMLGNQGFGRAHHRVLYFVCLRPGMPVADLLDILKITKQSLARVLRQLIDNGYVEQKTGRSDRRQRLLYATEKGRELFSTLSATQASRINDAIASLPEEARKTVTDFLVSMVDPADRGTLERLNLTAPLS is encoded by the coding sequence ATGACTGACATAAATTACGCAGGTCCGGATGGGGAGCCCCTCCCGCTCGACATCATGGGGCTGTTCTTCTTTGCCTATCGCGACTTTACCGGCGATGCAGACGCCATGTTGGGCAATCAGGGCTTCGGTCGCGCACACCACCGCGTGCTGTATTTTGTATGCCTTCGGCCGGGCATGCCCGTGGCTGACCTGCTTGATATACTCAAGATCACCAAGCAGAGCCTGGCCCGCGTGCTGCGCCAGTTGATCGACAATGGCTACGTAGAACAGAAAACCGGCCGATCGGACCGCCGCCAGCGCCTGCTTTACGCCACCGAAAAGGGGCGTGAGCTGTTCTCAACCCTGTCCGCAACACAGGCCAGCCGGATCAACGACGCCATTGCCAGCCTGCCAGAAGAAGCACGCAAGACCGTGACGGATTTCCTGGTCAGCATGGTGGACCCGGCGGACCGCGGCACGCTCGAACGCCTCAACCTGACGGCCCCTCTTAGTTAG
- a CDS encoding ABC transporter ATP-binding protein, which yields MENTSTLPVPAAMQVNDLVVGFGSTIIINGLNFELRSGEILGLIGPSGSGKTVTMRAMAGLIPHRRGDITVFGRPFSELSVRERETIRRDWGVLFQQGALFSSLNVLENIEFPMREHLDLSPKLRREVARMKIDLVGLPASAAYTYPTQLSGGMIKRAALARSLALDPKILFLDEPTAGLDPIGAGKFDELIVTLSNTLGLSVLMVTHDLDSLEVACDRIVALANGKLLKAGTLSEMRAASEPWLRDYFHGPRAHNLEG from the coding sequence ATGGAAAACACCTCCACCCTCCCCGTCCCCGCCGCCATGCAGGTCAACGATCTCGTTGTGGGCTTTGGCAGCACAATCATCATCAATGGTCTGAACTTTGAGCTGCGCAGTGGCGAAATCCTCGGCCTGATCGGACCGTCCGGTTCGGGCAAGACCGTCACCATGCGCGCGATGGCTGGGCTCATCCCCCACCGCCGCGGTGACATCACAGTCTTCGGCCGTCCGTTCTCTGAACTGTCCGTGCGCGAACGAGAGACCATCCGCCGGGACTGGGGTGTTCTGTTCCAGCAGGGCGCATTGTTCTCCTCGCTCAACGTGCTGGAAAACATCGAATTCCCCATGCGCGAGCACCTTGATCTGTCGCCCAAGCTCCGCCGCGAGGTCGCGCGAATGAAGATCGATCTGGTCGGGCTGCCTGCCAGCGCCGCCTACACCTATCCAACCCAGTTATCGGGTGGCATGATCAAGCGCGCCGCATTGGCGCGCTCTCTGGCGCTTGATCCCAAAATTCTGTTTCTCGACGAGCCAACCGCCGGCCTCGATCCGATCGGCGCCGGAAAATTTGACGAGTTGATTGTCACATTGAGCAATACGCTGGGTCTGTCAGTGCTTATGGTGACCCACGATCTGGACAGCCTGGAAGTCGCCTGTGACCGCATTGTCGCGCTCGCAAACGGCAAGCTGCTCAAGGCTGGGACACTGAGCGAAATGCGTGCTGCCTCCGAGCCTTGGCTCAGGGATTATTTCCACGGCCCCCGCGCCCACAACCTCGAAGGCTAA
- a CDS encoding MlaE family ABC transporter permease codes for MLDTTGAWLLTQLRRHGAAGAGSFVGASSKHQTLLARIDEYEPADLPPQHTDNFLIAPFIALGRTVIDASKDVVSVNATQGHLIGAFWRTATFQSPLRLASFVEQFEQIILRAIPIVALISLVVGAIITQQTILQLRNFGAAILVVDLAAILMFREIGVLLAAIMVAGRSGSAITAEIGSMRIREEFDALRVMGVDPYQALLLPRALALIVGLPLLAFVGSMAGLAGAILVAKAYGGIPIEVFVIRLQDAMTITSVAVGLLKSPFMGLLIGLIASVEGMKVQGSSESLGRRTTSSVVKSIFVVIVADGLFAIFFAAIGF; via the coding sequence ATGCTCGACACAACGGGCGCCTGGTTGCTCACGCAGTTACGTCGTCATGGTGCTGCTGGCGCTGGCAGCTTTGTTGGCGCGTCCTCGAAGCACCAGACGCTGCTGGCGCGAATCGATGAATATGAACCTGCCGATTTGCCACCCCAGCATACCGACAATTTTCTGATCGCTCCCTTCATCGCCCTGGGCCGAACCGTTATCGACGCCAGCAAGGACGTTGTCAGTGTCAATGCCACCCAGGGTCATCTGATCGGGGCTTTCTGGCGCACCGCAACCTTTCAGTCCCCGCTGCGCCTCGCCAGTTTTGTTGAACAGTTTGAACAGATCATTCTGCGCGCCATTCCAATCGTGGCGCTGATCTCGCTGGTGGTGGGCGCCATCATCACACAGCAGACCATTCTGCAATTGCGCAATTTCGGTGCCGCCATTCTGGTGGTCGATCTCGCCGCCATTCTGATGTTCCGCGAGATCGGCGTGCTGCTTGCCGCTATCATGGTCGCTGGCCGTTCAGGCTCTGCCATCACAGCCGAAATCGGTTCGATGCGTATCCGCGAGGAATTTGATGCGCTGCGGGTCATGGGCGTTGATCCCTATCAGGCCTTGCTGCTGCCGCGCGCGCTTGCTCTGATCGTGGGCTTACCCCTTCTGGCCTTTGTCGGGTCAATGGCCGGTCTGGCAGGCGCCATTCTGGTTGCCAAGGCCTACGGCGGAATCCCGATCGAGGTCTTCGTCATTCGCCTTCAAGACGCCATGACCATCACCAGCGTTGCCGTTGGACTGCTCAAATCCCCCTTCATGGGCCTGCTGATCGGCCTGATCGCCTCAGTCGAGGGCATGAAAGTACAGGGCTCGTCGGAGTCGTTGGGGCGCCGCACCACCTCTTCGGTGGTCAAATCCATCTTTGTGGTGATCGTGGCCGACGGCTTGTTCGCCATCTTCTTTGCTGCGATCGGGTTCTAG
- the moaD gene encoding molybdopterin converting factor subunit 1, protein MKILYFAWLRERLNRGSEEVSPPDSVATVGDLIDWLAERDEAFAHAVAKRSLIKSAVDAKLVPHETPLAGASTVAFFPPMTGG, encoded by the coding sequence ATGAAGATCCTCTACTTCGCCTGGCTCCGCGAGCGCCTCAATAGGGGCAGCGAAGAGGTCAGCCCGCCCGATAGCGTCGCCACGGTAGGCGATCTGATCGACTGGCTGGCTGAACGCGACGAAGCCTTTGCCCACGCCGTTGCCAAACGCAGCCTGATCAAATCTGCTGTTGATGCCAAACTGGTACCGCACGAAACGCCATTGGCTGGCGCCAGTACCGTCGCGTTTTTCCCGCCCATGACCGGCGGCTGA
- a CDS encoding ABC-type transport auxiliary lipoprotein family protein, protein MALTLTGCLAGAPPVTFDLSSASLVPMRRRSSRVVVITLPKTVQTYDSQRVVVRDVGNVLSYLPDAQLSDTLPRLVQTRLLQTFEASNFPNIGRPDDQLRVDVTLATELQAFEIDAANGNLATVRINAKLVDERRGMIFASKSFSATQAAAIDPAAAAIGGLDGALKQVMAEILQWTAQTA, encoded by the coding sequence ATGGCGCTCACGCTGACCGGCTGTCTCGCAGGAGCGCCGCCGGTGACTTTTGATCTGAGCAGCGCGAGCCTGGTCCCCATGCGCAGGCGCTCGTCGCGAGTGGTGGTCATCACCCTGCCCAAGACGGTTCAGACCTATGACTCGCAGCGCGTGGTCGTGCGCGATGTCGGCAATGTGCTCAGCTATCTGCCTGATGCGCAATTGTCCGATACCCTGCCCCGGCTTGTGCAGACGCGTCTGCTGCAGACCTTTGAAGCATCGAACTTCCCCAATATTGGTCGCCCAGACGATCAGTTGCGGGTCGACGTCACACTGGCCACCGAACTGCAGGCCTTCGAAATCGACGCCGCCAATGGCAATCTGGCTACCGTCCGGATCAACGCCAAACTGGTGGATGAACGTCGCGGCATGATCTTCGCCAGCAAGAGCTTCTCGGCCACTCAGGCCGCTGCCATTGACCCTGCTGCTGCTGCCATTGGCGGCCTGGACGGGGCGCTCAAGCAGGTTATGGCCGAGATCCTGCAGTGGACCGCCCAAACCGCATAG